A part of Deinococcus aerius genomic DNA contains:
- a CDS encoding permease prefix domain 1-containing protein, with protein sequence MTSRTGTPTALTAYLRRATWGLPKARQQELWDELEEHVLTRADHLCALGAPPQEALAQALRELGPPTRVTAGMTQVYLMPKLLLSAGVAALALSAALYALAGGGGERTVVLPALSSRPPTVPICIVESAAKGALPKTSSAEDTTACAVQDDPALYKGAFISLSDLKKALEASGMTADVLSSGSLNVRYPSGTRLTIDPEFQQGGQGYVQAAAPIAIAIREAVTPQLQLRGYDNPLLTLGSERLQLGSAAAPVNGVDFYPALLPTLVNVVLGTMDKGQPINVGGINRRSLLNGPYGASSLTITSYVPVSHKIQTGLKLGEVAMLVTERGSGWAQYLADAAPVGPDGTATFYGQPSNLRFVTSPAQLSPYPGGGRIPALLVRITNVPLRNLKTGIFLPSQPTSDAN encoded by the coding sequence GTGACCTCCCGGACGGGCACGCCCACCGCCCTGACCGCCTATCTGCGCCGCGCGACGTGGGGTTTGCCGAAAGCCCGGCAGCAGGAACTGTGGGACGAGCTGGAAGAACACGTGCTGACGCGCGCGGATCATCTCTGCGCGCTCGGTGCTCCGCCGCAGGAAGCTCTCGCCCAGGCGCTCCGCGAACTCGGCCCGCCAACTCGCGTGACCGCCGGAATGACCCAGGTGTACCTCATGCCCAAATTGCTGTTGTCCGCTGGTGTCGCCGCCCTGGCCCTGAGTGCCGCGCTGTATGCGCTGGCGGGGGGTGGGGGGGAGCGGACGGTGGTGTTGCCTGCCCTATCTTCTCGCCCACCAACAGTTCCCATTTGTATCGTAGAGTCGGCAGCAAAAGGTGCTTTGCCAAAGACGAGTAGTGCAGAGGACACCACTGCCTGCGCTGTCCAGGATGATCCGGCCCTCTACAAAGGGGCATTCATCAGCTTGAGCGATCTCAAGAAGGCTCTTGAAGCGAGTGGGATGACTGCGGATGTCCTCTCATCCGGCTCGCTGAACGTTCGTTACCCTAGCGGAACACGCCTGACTATTGATCCTGAGTTCCAACAGGGGGGGCAGGGGTATGTGCAGGCGGCTGCACCGATTGCCATTGCTATCCGGGAAGCCGTCACTCCTCAACTTCAACTCAGGGGCTACGATAATCCTCTGCTGACTCTGGGTTCCGAACGCCTTCAACTGGGAAGTGCGGCTGCGCCAGTGAATGGAGTGGATTTTTACCCGGCCCTGCTTCCCACGCTGGTCAATGTCGTTCTGGGGACGATGGATAAGGGCCAGCCGATAAATGTGGGGGGAATCAACCGTCGTAGTCTCTTGAATGGTCCTTATGGTGCGTCGTCATTGACGATTACCTCGTATGTTCCCGTAAGTCACAAGATTCAGACCGGGCTCAAGCTGGGCGAAGTCGCCATGCTCGTGACGGAAAGAGGATCGGGGTGGGCACAATATTTGGCTGATGCGGCACCAGTGGGTCCTGACGGAACAGCCACTTTCTACGGTCAACCATCAAACCTCCGCTTCGTCACCAGTCCCGCCCAGCTCAGTCCTTATCCCGGCGGTGGGCGCATCCCGGCCCTCCTCGTCCGCATTACCAATGTCCCGCTCCGCAATCTGAAAACAGGCATCTTTCTCCCTTCTCAGCCCACCTCCGACGCCAACTAA
- a CDS encoding RNA-guided endonuclease InsQ/TnpB family protein, translating to MAPRSSYLPGPWQTPFKEVPHIQTTTHLKTFRYRLRPTKAQESVLLEQLRFCRNLYNAALQERRDAYRKAGVSITAYDQMKDLTEIKAALPEYAGVYSQVLQDVLKRLDKAFKAFFRRVKAGQTPGYPRFKGAGWYDSICYPQSGFSVSAKTAFFSKIGNLRIRLHRPLEGKVKTATIRRECGEWYVSYVCEVQAQPLPATGSAVGVDVGTTWFAITSDGEFVENPRHFQRGMKKLRVAQRALSRRKRGSNRRKKAKAVVAKLHRKVARQRLDFHHKTATKLIRENDLVAHEALNVSGMGRGNLARSIHDVGWGQFFSLLSLKAASAGRTVTTVDPRYTSQTCHECGRACRENRIGQAKFRCVNCGHTANADHNAALNILARALPSVQNVEVIRGLRSLALQCVE from the coding sequence ATGGCCCCGCGCAGTTCGTACCTGCCGGGACCGTGGCAGACACCTTTCAAGGAGGTGCCGCACATCCAGACTACCACCCATCTCAAGACGTTCCGCTATCGTCTGCGCCCGACCAAAGCGCAGGAATCTGTGTTGCTGGAGCAACTGAGGTTCTGCCGCAACCTGTACAACGCCGCTCTTCAGGAGCGCCGAGACGCCTACCGCAAGGCGGGCGTATCCATCACGGCCTACGACCAGATGAAGGACCTGACCGAAATCAAAGCCGCGCTGCCGGAATACGCCGGGGTCTATTCGCAGGTGCTTCAGGACGTACTCAAGCGGCTGGACAAGGCCTTCAAGGCGTTCTTCCGCCGGGTGAAGGCGGGGCAGACGCCCGGTTATCCCAGGTTCAAGGGTGCAGGTTGGTACGACTCCATTTGCTATCCGCAGTCCGGCTTCAGCGTCTCGGCGAAGACCGCGTTCTTCTCCAAAATCGGTAACCTCCGCATCCGGCTGCACCGCCCGCTGGAAGGCAAGGTCAAGACCGCGACCATCCGTCGGGAATGCGGGGAGTGGTATGTCTCCTATGTCTGCGAGGTGCAAGCCCAGCCCCTTCCGGCTACCGGGTCGGCGGTGGGTGTGGACGTGGGTACCACATGGTTTGCCATCACCTCCGATGGGGAGTTCGTGGAGAACCCCCGCCACTTCCAGCGCGGCATGAAAAAGCTACGGGTGGCTCAGCGCGCGCTCAGTCGCCGCAAGCGCGGCTCCAATCGCCGGAAGAAGGCCAAAGCTGTTGTCGCCAAGTTGCACCGCAAGGTGGCGCGGCAGCGACTCGATTTCCACCACAAGACCGCCACCAAGCTGATTCGGGAAAACGACTTGGTGGCCCACGAAGCCCTGAACGTATCGGGGATGGGGCGAGGCAACCTCGCCCGGTCTATCCACGATGTCGGGTGGGGTCAGTTCTTCTCTCTCCTGTCCCTCAAGGCTGCAAGCGCCGGACGGACCGTCACCACCGTAGACCCCCGCTACACCTCGCAGACATGCCACGAATGCGGCCGTGCCTGCCGGGAGAACCGGATAGGGCAGGCGAAGTTTAGGTGCGTGAACTGTGGTCATACGGCGAACGCCGACCACAACGCGGCCTTGAACATCCTGGCAAGGGCCTTGCCATCAGTCCAGAACGTAGAAGTCATACGTGGACTGAGAAGCCTCGCACTTCAGTGTGTGGAGTAG
- a CDS encoding TetR family transcriptional regulator C-terminal domain-containing protein: MARRVNPIQDRARRAALEKAAYLAIYERGYTGVTLADIAGYAGVSKGTLAYHFGSRAGLLAAVMRRFTRTITAATRRALRQATTPEAKLAAYVENQFYGVENTRRFYTVSLDFLAAATRDPELMAVQRDFLRGTLALDLELARLAGEAGAEERARLLRALVEGLSVRFLADPEPDLQTYRAECLRGLRAILGWGG; this comes from the coding sequence ATGGCCCGCCGCGTGAATCCCATCCAGGACCGGGCGCGGCGCGCGGCGCTGGAGAAGGCGGCGTACCTGGCGATCTACGAGCGGGGCTACACGGGCGTGACGCTGGCCGATATTGCCGGGTACGCGGGCGTCAGCAAGGGGACGCTCGCCTACCACTTCGGCAGCCGGGCGGGCCTGCTGGCGGCGGTCATGCGCCGCTTCACCCGCACGATCACGGCGGCGACCCGGCGGGCGCTGCGGCAGGCGACCACCCCCGAGGCCAAGCTCGCCGCCTACGTCGAGAACCAGTTCTACGGGGTGGAGAACACCCGGCGCTTCTACACGGTGTCGCTGGACTTCCTGGCGGCGGCCACCCGTGACCCCGAACTCATGGCCGTGCAGCGCGACTTCCTGCGGGGGACCCTGGCCCTCGACCTCGAACTCGCCCGGCTGGCGGGGGAGGCGGGCGCCGAGGAGCGGGCGCGGCTGCTGCGGGCGCTCGTCGAGGGCCTGAGCGTGCGCTTTCTGGCCGACCCCGAGCCGGATCTGCAGACCTACCGGGCCGAGTGTCTGCGGGGCCTCAGGGCGATTCTGGGGTGGGGCGGCTAG
- a CDS encoding AraC family transcriptional regulator yields MRAGTSAGERATFTRSPDLPEVETLTARYVTHRFLPHTHEALVLGVIEGGAEGFRFRGGQVVAPAGSVVVVPPGEVHTGEAAAPQGWAYRVLYLGPDWLAGAGVAPGVGFREASVEDPDLAAHVRLAHAALTRPGASPLARETLLRAALARLVARYADARPRQDIIPVPRAVGEARAFLDAHPEAGVTLTGLAARVGLSPAHLARSFSAVLGVPPHTYQMTARVRLARCLLDGGASPAEAALTAGFADQAHLTRVFKRVVGVPPGAYLRPAPGAAGSFKTGALPAR; encoded by the coding sequence GTGAGGGCTGGGACCTCGGCGGGTGAGCGCGCCACCTTCACCCGGAGCCCGGACCTGCCGGAGGTGGAGACGCTGACGGCGCGGTACGTCACCCACCGCTTCCTGCCCCACACCCACGAGGCGCTCGTGCTAGGCGTGATCGAGGGAGGGGCGGAGGGCTTCCGGTTCCGGGGCGGGCAGGTCGTCGCCCCGGCGGGCAGCGTGGTCGTGGTGCCCCCCGGCGAGGTCCACACCGGGGAGGCCGCCGCGCCCCAGGGGTGGGCCTACCGGGTGCTGTACCTGGGCCCCGATTGGCTCGCCGGGGCGGGAGTGGCGCCTGGGGTGGGATTTCGGGAGGCCAGTGTGGAGGACCCCGACCTCGCCGCCCACGTTCGCCTCGCCCACGCCGCCCTGACGCGGCCCGGCGCCTCCCCCCTGGCCCGCGAGACGCTGCTGCGCGCGGCGTTGGCCCGCCTCGTGGCCCGGTACGCGGACGCTCGGCCCCGCCAGGACATAATCCCCGTTCCCCGCGCGGTCGGCGAGGCCCGCGCCTTTCTCGACGCGCACCCGGAGGCGGGCGTCACCCTGACCGGGCTCGCGGCGCGGGTGGGCCTGAGCCCCGCGCATCTGGCGCGGTCGTTTAGCGCCGTGCTCGGCGTGCCGCCGCACACCTACCAGATGACGGCCCGCGTGCGCCTCGCCCGGTGCCTGCTCGACGGCGGAGCCTCTCCCGCCGAGGCGGCCCTCACCGCTGGGTTCGCCGATCAGGCCCACCTGACCCGGGTGTTCAAGCGGGTGGTGGGGGTGCCGCCGGGGGCGTACCTCCGCCCAGCTCCCGGCGCAGCAGGATCGTTCAAGACGGGAGCGCTCCCGGCCCGCTAG
- a CDS encoding zinc-dependent alcohol dehydrogenase: protein MRVRRLVLSAPRTFLWEEEVLPPPGPGEVWVRTRLSAVSVGSELSVVEGRASGAVYPCPLGYQTLGVVEAVGEGVSLTPGGRVVTTLGHASGGLHSASTVLPVPDHVPDRVALAAILGEETHKGVCKVDPQPGERVLVAGVGLLGLLTVFNLTRRGVRDVTVLEPDEERRALAEEFGAVALPPGGLSHDSFDVGFECSASPSGFAELLEHLRPRGRACVLSDGNWGTLSLPPAFHTRELTVTASSDGEDYAAYARWLWDRADPLLERLFAVTVRPDDLPGTFRRLSTLPRPVSLVADWTGEA, encoded by the coding sequence ATGAGAGTCCGCCGCCTGGTGCTGAGCGCCCCACGCACGTTCCTCTGGGAAGAGGAAGTGCTACCCCCACCCGGTCCCGGCGAGGTGTGGGTGCGGACCCGTCTGAGTGCCGTGAGCGTCGGGTCGGAGTTGAGCGTGGTGGAGGGCCGGGCGTCCGGCGCGGTTTATCCCTGCCCCCTCGGCTACCAGACGCTCGGTGTGGTGGAGGCGGTGGGGGAGGGGGTGTCCTTGACTCCCGGAGGCCGGGTGGTGACCACACTCGGCCATGCGAGCGGCGGGCTGCACTCTGCTTCCACGGTACTCCCCGTTCCCGATCACGTCCCTGACCGGGTGGCCCTCGCCGCCATTCTGGGCGAGGAGACACACAAGGGCGTTTGCAAAGTCGACCCTCAGCCGGGCGAGCGGGTGCTGGTCGCTGGCGTGGGATTGCTGGGCCTCCTGACCGTGTTCAACCTGACCCGGCGGGGCGTGCGGGACGTGACCGTGCTGGAACCGGACGAGGAGCGCCGTGCCTTGGCCGAGGAGTTCGGGGCCGTGGCTTTGCCTCCCGGAGGTCTGTCCCACGACTCCTTCGACGTGGGGTTCGAGTGCAGCGCGTCCCCATCGGGCTTCGCGGAGCTGCTGGAACACTTGCGCCCCAGGGGCCGGGCCTGCGTGCTGTCGGACGGGAACTGGGGAACGCTGAGCCTGCCCCCCGCCTTCCACACCCGCGAGCTGACCGTGACGGCCTCCAGCGACGGGGAGGACTACGCCGCTTACGCGCGGTGGCTGTGGGACCGCGCCGACCCTCTGCTGGAACGGCTGTTCGCGGTCACGGTCAGACCGGACGACCTGCCCGGCACCTTCCGGCGGCTGTCCACCCTGCCCCGCCCCGTCTCGCTCGTCGCCGACTGGACGGGAGAGGCGTGA
- a CDS encoding amino acid ABC transporter permease has product MADLITGFRTILAGDYPALLLSGLGLTLAVSLCALGVSVVLGTALGVARVFRVPVLGAFGNAYVEVVRGIPLIVLLSVVYYGLPALGLTLGDFPAAVLALGMYSAAYTSEIVRGGLTSVPSGQIEAARSLGLSRAQALRFVVLPQAWRVALPALGNEFVSLILGSSLASAVTLQELFAQGKYITGVTYRQFEVYAVLAAVYFVLTFTLTRLVRALERRLGRGQTLPNRRVI; this is encoded by the coding sequence ATGGCCGACCTCATCACCGGCTTCCGCACCATCCTCGCGGGTGACTATCCGGCGCTGCTGCTCTCCGGCCTGGGCCTCACGCTCGCCGTGAGCCTGTGTGCGCTGGGGGTGTCGGTGGTGTTGGGCACGGCCCTGGGTGTGGCGCGGGTCTTCCGGGTGCCCGTGCTGGGGGCGTTCGGCAACGCCTACGTGGAGGTCGTGCGCGGCATTCCGCTGATCGTGCTCCTCAGCGTTGTGTACTACGGCTTGCCCGCGCTGGGGCTCACGCTGGGGGACTTTCCGGCGGCGGTGCTTGCCCTGGGGATGTACTCGGCGGCGTACACGAGTGAGATCGTGCGCGGCGGCCTGACGAGCGTGCCGTCTGGGCAGATCGAGGCCGCGCGGAGCCTGGGCCTGAGCCGCGCGCAGGCGCTGCGCTTCGTGGTGCTGCCGCAGGCGTGGCGGGTCGCGCTGCCCGCGCTGGGCAACGAGTTCGTCAGCCTCATTTTGGGCAGCAGCCTCGCCAGCGCCGTCACCCTCCAGGAACTCTTCGCCCAGGGCAAGTACATCACGGGCGTCACCTACCGCCAGTTCGAGGTGTACGCCGTCCTCGCCGCCGTGTACTTCGTGCTGACCTTCACCCTGACCCGCCTCGTCCGCGCGCTGGAGCGGCGTTTGGGCCGTGGTCAGACTCTTCCCAATCGGCGGGTGATCTGA
- a CDS encoding PadR family transcriptional regulator: MNPDLLRGNLDLILLSILEARPLYGFAIIQEARNRTDGYFDFKEGSLYPALHRLEQEGLLAPQFGEVGRNGKPRKYYALTDRGREVLRAKREEFRAFTGAVWRLAGG, translated from the coding sequence ATGAACCCCGACCTGCTGCGCGGCAATCTCGACCTGATCCTGCTCTCCATCCTGGAGGCGCGGCCCCTGTACGGCTTTGCCATTATCCAGGAGGCGCGGAACCGCACGGACGGTTACTTCGATTTTAAGGAGGGGAGCCTCTACCCGGCCCTCCACCGCCTGGAACAGGAGGGACTGCTCGCCCCCCAATTCGGCGAGGTCGGGCGCAACGGCAAGCCGCGCAAGTACTACGCCCTGACCGACCGGGGCCGCGAGGTGCTGCGGGCCAAGCGCGAGGAGTTCCGCGCCTTTACTGGAGCCGTGTGGCGCCTGGCGGGGGGCTGA
- a CDS encoding ADP-ribosylglycohydrolase family protein has product MTDPHLHTLLSLTAADALGAATEFKTPEAIRARYGQTLSDYQPGSVFGFAPGEATDDSQMTVATLLGYARGEGPEGVLAALRAWLAAGPPDVGGLTRAALASGTLDGGARAWAGSGFQSAGNGGLMRIAAVWIAGFRGEALARESAIITALTHADPRCVYAGVFLTALLEALHAGQPYREAAGAALRVMDSLDARRTLLDQGIFGLTTRAAHDAFQKQEREARAAIRARVRSGLDGHLTSQSGYVLDTLEAAVAHARADSWLACIEPAVLGGDDSDTVACVVGAIAGARGLEIPAHLLPPLRLGHTWPGWERGWACTEHFPAVVEGARDRG; this is encoded by the coding sequence GTGACCGACCCGCACCTGCACACTCTCCTCTCCCTGACGGCTGCTGACGCGCTGGGCGCCGCGACCGAGTTCAAGACACCCGAGGCGATTCGCGCCCGCTACGGCCAGACCTTGAGCGACTATCAGCCTGGCAGCGTATTCGGCTTCGCCCCCGGCGAGGCGACCGACGACAGCCAGATGACGGTGGCAACCCTGCTGGGTTACGCGCGGGGTGAGGGGCCAGAGGGCGTGCTGGCAGCCCTGCGCGCCTGGCTAGCAGCCGGGCCACCGGATGTGGGAGGACTGACCCGCGCCGCCCTCGCATCCGGGACCCTTGACGGCGGGGCAAGGGCCTGGGCCGGGAGCGGCTTCCAGAGTGCCGGAAACGGCGGCCTCATGCGGATTGCGGCGGTGTGGATCGCGGGGTTCAGGGGAGAGGCCCTGGCGCGAGAGTCAGCGATTATCACGGCCCTCACGCACGCCGACCCGCGCTGCGTGTACGCGGGCGTCTTTCTGACAGCTCTTCTGGAAGCCCTGCACGCGGGCCAGCCCTACCGGGAGGCGGCGGGGGCGGCCCTGCGCGTGATGGATAGTCTGGACGCCCGGCGCACGCTGCTGGATCAGGGGATTTTCGGACTGACCACAAGGGCGGCTCACGACGCTTTCCAGAAGCAGGAGCGTGAGGCCCGCGCGGCAATTCGCGCCCGCGTCCGCTCCGGGCTGGACGGTCACCTCACCTCTCAGAGCGGCTACGTGCTGGACACGCTGGAGGCTGCCGTCGCCCACGCCCGCGCCGACTCCTGGCTCGCCTGCATAGAACCCGCCGTGCTGGGCGGCGACGACAGCGACACCGTGGCGTGTGTGGTCGGGGCCATCGCCGGAGCGCGGGGATTGGAGATTCCGGCCCACCTCCTCCCGCCGCTGCGGCTGGGACACACCTGGCCGGGCTGGGAACGCGGCTGGGCCTGCACCGAACACTTCCCCGCCGTGGTGGAGGGCGCACGTGACCGAGGCTGA
- a CDS encoding ABC transporter substrate-binding protein: MKRALLVLSALVLSSASLAATVAQVKKKGVLVLGTDPTFAPFEFKGPGGEVQGFDIDIARALAKDLGVRLEVRSVGFGALMPQAVTSGRVDMAMSGITITPERAKVVSFSAPYYRSAQVFIVRGGNPGKFTWPGDVKGKTIGVQANTTGQYAAGDLLKPKGATIKVYDDFAAGLADLRAGRIAALIGDAPTVADLQKRLPGQYAKAGQDLTAEDYGMVFAKGSDLAAAANRTLARLRASGEYQQLLNKWIVQK; this comes from the coding sequence ATGAAGCGTGCGCTGCTGGTGCTGTCGGCCCTGGTCCTGTCCTCCGCGTCGCTCGCCGCGACGGTCGCCCAGGTGAAGAAAAAAGGTGTGCTCGTGCTGGGCACCGACCCGACCTTCGCGCCCTTCGAGTTCAAGGGGCCAGGCGGCGAGGTGCAGGGCTTCGACATCGACATTGCCCGCGCGCTGGCGAAAGACCTCGGGGTGCGGCTGGAGGTCCGCTCGGTGGGCTTCGGGGCCCTGATGCCCCAGGCCGTCACGTCGGGCCGGGTGGACATGGCGATGAGCGGCATCACGATCACGCCGGAGCGCGCCAAGGTGGTCTCCTTCAGTGCCCCGTACTACCGCAGCGCGCAGGTGTTCATCGTGCGGGGGGGCAACCCGGGCAAGTTCACCTGGCCGGGCGACGTGAAGGGCAAGACCATAGGCGTGCAGGCGAACACGACCGGGCAGTACGCGGCGGGCGACCTGCTCAAGCCCAAGGGCGCGACGATCAAGGTCTACGACGACTTTGCGGCCGGACTCGCCGACCTGCGCGCGGGCCGCATCGCCGCCCTGATCGGGGACGCGCCCACCGTCGCCGACCTGCAAAAGCGGCTGCCGGGCCAGTACGCCAAGGCGGGCCAGGACCTCACCGCCGAGGATTACGGCATGGTGTTCGCCAAGGGCAGCGACCTCGCCGCCGCCGCGAACCGGACGTTGGCCCGGCTGCGGGCGAGTGGGGAGTACCAGCAGCTCCTGAACAAGTGGATCGTGCAGAAGTGA
- a CDS encoding nucleotidyltransferase family protein has product MTEAEFLHTVRLNPVNAAILDRLPELRAPQAHLVAGALFQTVWNVRSGQSPEAHIRDYDLFYWDADMSYEAEDRVIRGAAALFADLGARIEVRNQARVHLWFPQKFGLTRPPLRSAREGIDQFLVECTCVGVDERGTVYAPYGLADLAAGHLRPNPLNHTPGLYAAKVADYRQRWPWLREMGGEEDK; this is encoded by the coding sequence GTGACCGAGGCTGAGTTCCTGCACACCGTCCGCCTCAACCCGGTCAACGCGGCGATCCTCGACCGCCTGCCGGAACTGCGGGCACCACAGGCACACCTCGTCGCCGGGGCGCTCTTCCAGACGGTGTGGAACGTGCGGAGTGGCCAGTCCCCGGAAGCCCACATCCGCGACTACGACCTCTTCTACTGGGACGCCGACATGAGCTACGAGGCGGAAGACAGGGTCATTCGCGGCGCCGCCGCCCTCTTCGCCGACCTGGGTGCCCGCATTGAGGTCCGCAACCAGGCCCGCGTCCACCTGTGGTTTCCGCAGAAATTCGGCCTGACCCGCCCACCCCTGCGTTCCGCCCGTGAGGGCATCGACCAATTTCTGGTGGAATGCACCTGTGTCGGCGTGGACGAGCGCGGCACGGTTTATGCCCCCTACGGCCTGGCCGACCTTGCCGCAGGCCACCTGCGCCCCAACCCCCTGAATCACACACCCGGCCTGTACGCGGCGAAAGTGGCCGACTACCGCCAGCGCTGGCCGTGGCTGCGGGAGATGGGGGGCGAGGAGGATAAGTAG
- a CDS encoding TlpA family protein disulfide reductase has protein sequence MDWPPPADFVYGGVLPPPTEWKKPGLVMVFNLECPACVSRGIPFLQRLHTEFGGQVELMGLHTSRGHRLLSREDVEPTLVKFVRDFARLPFPVALDLSGDLARAWGTEGTPHWLAFAPGGELLRSVYGSQENAQTRLQYLLEEQVGGGPGEG, from the coding sequence ATGGACTGGCCCCCGCCCGCCGACTTCGTCTATGGGGGAGTGCTGCCGCCGCCAACGGAGTGGAAGAAGCCGGGGTTGGTGATGGTCTTCAACCTGGAGTGCCCGGCCTGCGTGTCCCGCGGCATTCCCTTCCTGCAGCGTCTCCACACCGAGTTTGGCGGCCAGGTGGAGCTGATGGGCCTGCACACCAGCCGGGGCCACCGCCTCCTCTCGCGGGAGGACGTGGAGCCGACGCTGGTGAAGTTTGTCCGGGACTTCGCGCGCCTGCCCTTCCCCGTCGCCCTCGACCTCAGTGGCGACCTCGCCCGCGCGTGGGGGACGGAGGGCACGCCCCACTGGCTGGCCTTCGCGCCGGGCGGCGAGCTGCTGCGGAGCGTGTACGGCAGCCAGGAGAACGCGCAGACCCGCCTCCAGTACCTGCTGGAGGAGCAGGTCGGGGGTGGGCCGGGAGAGGGTTAG